In Moorella sp. Hama-1, a single genomic region encodes these proteins:
- a CDS encoding DDE-type integrase/transposase/recombinase, which yields MSLKSRREYLNSMHQRYRQANSRAEKSQIINEVTSMLDYNRKYAIQVLNGPLLPVAKPPAKRSKSLLYLEAMPAIQRVWEALDYPCAERLQPVLLSTAGHLASHGELTLTPTVREQLAQISRSTLARRLAKWRSPKPKFTLANQKRLSRLRSEIPISHYDWQEDRPGALEIDLVEHNGGSSLGHFGYTLSVVDAVSGYSRRRALLCRGQAGVFRELKLILSAWPFRPWGLHSDNGVEFLNDQLLRFCAGNNLTFTRSRPYHKNDNPHVEQKNRQFVREIVGYERYDTPEAIAWLNSVYACLDIYANLFLPMRKVIAKERRGAHVHKSYDLARTPFERLKEAGVIGVQTLAQLEQQLQNTSPLALHKELEDLIAMGPANEAAETEAIAK from the coding sequence ATGTCTCTTAAAAGCCGCCGTGAGTATCTAAACTCCATGCACCAGCGCTATCGCCAGGCCAATTCCCGGGCCGAAAAATCCCAGATTATCAATGAGGTTACCAGCATGCTAGATTATAACCGCAAGTATGCTATTCAGGTGCTAAATGGGCCCCTTCTGCCGGTGGCCAAGCCACCTGCTAAGCGCAGCAAGTCATTACTATACTTGGAGGCTATGCCGGCCATCCAGCGGGTGTGGGAGGCTCTGGATTATCCTTGCGCTGAACGTCTTCAGCCAGTTCTGCTCTCTACCGCGGGGCACCTGGCCAGCCACGGTGAACTTACCCTTACACCTACGGTGCGGGAACAACTGGCTCAAATCAGTCGTTCCACTTTAGCCAGGCGCTTGGCTAAATGGCGTTCGCCTAAGCCCAAATTTACCCTGGCTAATCAAAAGCGCCTTTCCCGGCTTCGATCTGAGATCCCTATTTCTCATTACGATTGGCAGGAAGACCGGCCCGGAGCCCTGGAGATTGACCTGGTCGAACACAATGGCGGTTCTTCCCTCGGCCACTTCGGTTATACTTTATCTGTTGTTGATGCAGTTTCTGGTTATAGTCGCCGCCGGGCCCTGCTGTGTCGTGGCCAGGCGGGTGTCTTTCGGGAGCTGAAGCTTATCCTCTCGGCCTGGCCTTTTCGACCCTGGGGGTTACATTCGGATAATGGCGTCGAATTTCTTAATGACCAGCTGCTACGTTTTTGTGCGGGTAATAATCTTACCTTTACCCGGAGTCGCCCTTACCACAAAAATGATAATCCCCACGTTGAGCAGAAAAATCGCCAGTTTGTCCGGGAAATCGTGGGTTACGAGCGCTATGATACGCCGGAGGCCATTGCCTGGCTCAACAGTGTCTATGCTTGCCTGGATATCTACGCCAATCTTTTTTTACCTATGCGTAAGGTGATAGCTAAGGAGCGTCGTGGCGCCCATGTTCATAAAAGCTATGACCTCGCCAGGACACCCTTTGAACGTTTAAAAGAGGCTGGTGTCATTGGGGTTCAGACCTTGGCTCAGCTCGAACAGCAACTACAAAATACTAGCCCCCTGGCGCTTCATAAAGAACTGGAAGATCTTATTGCCATGGGGCCTGCTAATGAAGCTGCAGAAACAGAAGCCATTGCCAAATAG
- the selA gene encoding L-seryl-tRNA(Sec) selenium transferase — translation MEQKELLRQLPAVDQLLQQSRLRDLSQADHQMILTITRRVLDDWRQRIKNGATTLPAPDQLAREIETRYGAASRSSLRPVINATGVVLHTNLGRAVLSPAAREAAVQAAGRYTNLEFDLENGQRGNRYSHVTGLLQELTGAEDALVVNNNAAAVLLALSSLARGRETIISRGQLVEIGGSFRIPEVMAQSGTRLVEVGTTNKTYLRDYEQALGPETALLLKVHPSNYRIQGFTREVTTAELVELGRRVGLPVMEDLGSGFLCDLESHGITGEPTVQAEVEQGVDVVTFSGDKLLGGPQAGIIVGRRDLVAVMARHPLTRALRVDKMTLAALEATLQAYRNPDRARQEIPTLAALTLTAPELRRRAEQLQVLVAGVLGTRARVGLIATTSQAGGGALPLTELPSWGVTIQPAQLGVTELALALRRTDPPVLGRVQEDLLILDVRTLLPGEGEELARALVQALEGGDKRYFQGSP, via the coding sequence ATGGAGCAGAAGGAGTTACTGCGGCAATTGCCGGCCGTGGACCAGTTGCTGCAACAGTCCCGCCTGAGGGATTTAAGCCAGGCGGACCACCAGATGATCCTGACCATTACCCGCCGGGTCCTGGATGACTGGCGGCAGAGAATAAAAAACGGGGCCACCACCCTGCCGGCTCCGGACCAATTGGCCCGGGAGATAGAGACCAGGTATGGCGCCGCCAGCCGCAGCAGTCTGCGGCCGGTAATCAACGCCACCGGCGTGGTCCTACATACCAACCTGGGACGGGCCGTTTTGAGCCCGGCTGCCAGGGAGGCGGCCGTGCAGGCTGCCGGCCGTTATACCAACCTGGAATTTGACCTGGAGAACGGCCAGCGCGGTAACCGGTACAGCCACGTGACGGGGTTATTACAGGAACTTACCGGGGCTGAAGACGCCCTGGTGGTCAACAATAATGCCGCCGCCGTCCTGCTGGCCCTTTCGAGCCTGGCCAGGGGCCGGGAAACCATAATCTCCCGGGGCCAGCTGGTGGAGATTGGCGGCTCCTTTCGCATACCAGAGGTTATGGCCCAGAGCGGCACGAGACTGGTCGAGGTGGGGACTACCAACAAAACCTACCTCCGGGATTACGAACAGGCCCTGGGTCCGGAAACGGCCCTGCTACTCAAGGTCCATCCCAGTAATTACCGCATTCAGGGGTTCACCCGGGAGGTCACCACGGCCGAACTGGTGGAACTGGGCCGCCGGGTGGGGCTGCCGGTGATGGAGGATCTGGGCAGCGGTTTTCTCTGCGACCTGGAGTCCCACGGCATTACCGGTGAACCCACCGTCCAGGCGGAGGTAGAGCAGGGAGTGGATGTGGTTACCTTTAGCGGCGATAAACTCCTGGGCGGGCCCCAGGCAGGTATAATCGTCGGTCGCCGGGACCTGGTGGCGGTCATGGCCCGGCATCCCTTAACCAGGGCCCTGCGGGTTGATAAGATGACCCTGGCCGCCCTGGAGGCCACCCTGCAGGCTTACCGGAACCCGGACCGGGCCCGGCAGGAGATCCCTACCCTGGCGGCCCTGACCCTTACAGCGCCTGAGCTGCGCCGCCGGGCCGAACAACTGCAAGTGCTGGTGGCCGGAGTACTGGGGACCAGGGCCAGGGTAGGCTTGATAGCTACTACCTCCCAGGCTGGCGGCGGTGCCCTGCCACTGACAGAATTACCATCCTGGGGAGTGACCATCCAGCCGGCGCAGCTGGGGGTGACAGAATTGGCCCTGGCCCTCCGCCGGACGGATCCCCCAGTCCTGGGGCGGGTGCAGGAAGACCTCCTGATTTTAGATGTCCGGACCCTGCTGCCGGGTGAGGGGGAGGAACTGGCCCGGGCCCTGGTCCAGGCCCTGGAGGGAGGAGACAAGAGATACTTCCAAGGGAGCCCTTAG
- the selB gene encoding selenocysteine-specific translation elongation factor, with the protein MDYIIVGTAGHVDHGKTVLVKALTGVDTDRLKEEKERGISIELGFAPLTLPSGRQLGLVDVPGHERFIRQMLAGVGGMDLVMLVVAADEGVMPQTREHLAIIDLLRVKKGIIVITKIDLVEADWLELVREEVRQAVKGTVLADAPLVAVSAFTGEGIEELRQQLETLAAATPPRPAAGRVRLPIDRVFTVTGFGTVVTGTLWSGSIKVGDELEIQPEGLKTRARNLQVHGHPVKEARAGQRVAVNLAGIETGAIHRGSSLLTPGFLKPTLRIDACFKLLAGARPLANRSRVHFYLGTSEALGRVVLLDRDELTGGEEALLQLLMEEPVVANREDRFILRSYSPMETIGGGLIIDPIPPRHRRFQPEVLVSLQRRLEGSPEKILAQVVREHRYGLDWHEAAARASLPLEETRALLQDMARSGQVVLLAGDNDFYVVDAGRYQNWWQEVARALADFHRRYPLRAGLTREELRSRYFSLLPARVFQALLENWDREGRIQLAANTVSLAGFTPRISAEQERLARSLEEKYRTFGWQPPTYKELLEAYNLPPAELEELLHYLVRKGVLVKISEEFYWHREALDTAREAIKKLGANGPFGLAEARDALGSSRKYVLPLLEYLDQVRFTRRIGDKRVVIG; encoded by the coding sequence GTGGACTACATTATTGTCGGTACTGCCGGCCATGTTGACCACGGTAAAACTGTGCTGGTCAAAGCTCTAACTGGAGTGGACACTGACCGGCTGAAGGAAGAAAAGGAGCGGGGCATATCCATCGAACTCGGTTTTGCGCCCCTGACCCTTCCCAGCGGCCGCCAGCTGGGCCTGGTCGACGTGCCCGGCCACGAACGGTTCATCCGCCAGATGCTGGCCGGCGTCGGCGGTATGGATCTGGTCATGCTAGTGGTGGCTGCTGACGAAGGTGTCATGCCCCAGACCCGGGAACACCTGGCCATTATCGATCTCCTGCGGGTCAAGAAGGGGATTATTGTTATTACCAAGATCGACCTGGTCGAAGCCGACTGGCTGGAACTGGTACGGGAGGAGGTCCGCCAGGCGGTAAAGGGAACGGTACTGGCGGATGCGCCCCTGGTCGCTGTCTCAGCCTTCACCGGGGAAGGGATCGAGGAGCTGCGGCAGCAACTGGAGACCCTGGCGGCAGCAACCCCGCCCCGGCCGGCTGCCGGTCGGGTCCGGTTACCCATTGATCGGGTCTTTACAGTCACCGGTTTTGGTACTGTGGTTACCGGCACCCTCTGGTCAGGGAGCATCAAGGTTGGTGATGAGCTGGAGATCCAGCCGGAAGGCCTCAAGACCAGGGCCCGGAACCTGCAGGTCCATGGCCACCCGGTCAAGGAGGCCCGGGCTGGCCAGCGTGTAGCCGTGAACCTGGCGGGCATCGAAACGGGGGCCATCCACCGGGGCAGTTCCCTGCTAACACCCGGTTTTCTTAAGCCTACCCTGCGCATTGATGCCTGCTTTAAGCTCCTGGCGGGAGCCCGCCCACTGGCCAACCGCAGCCGGGTGCACTTTTACCTGGGCACCAGCGAGGCCCTGGGCAGGGTAGTTCTCCTCGATCGCGACGAATTAACCGGTGGCGAAGAGGCCCTGCTGCAACTGCTGATGGAGGAACCGGTGGTGGCCAACCGGGAAGACCGTTTCATCCTGCGGAGTTACTCCCCCATGGAAACTATTGGCGGGGGACTGATCATCGATCCCATACCACCGCGGCACCGGCGTTTTCAGCCTGAAGTCCTGGTTTCCCTGCAGCGGCGCTTGGAAGGATCCCCGGAAAAGATCCTCGCCCAGGTGGTGCGGGAACACCGGTACGGCCTGGATTGGCATGAGGCGGCAGCCAGGGCCTCCTTACCCCTGGAGGAAACCAGGGCCCTGCTGCAGGATATGGCCAGGTCGGGGCAGGTTGTCCTGCTGGCCGGGGATAACGACTTCTATGTCGTCGATGCCGGTCGCTACCAGAACTGGTGGCAGGAGGTGGCCCGGGCCCTGGCGGATTTTCACCGCCGTTATCCCCTACGGGCCGGCCTGACCAGAGAGGAGCTGCGTTCCCGGTATTTCTCGCTTTTACCGGCGCGGGTCTTCCAGGCTTTACTGGAGAACTGGGACCGGGAGGGCCGTATACAATTGGCGGCCAACACGGTATCCCTGGCGGGCTTTACCCCCCGTATTAGCGCCGAACAGGAGCGACTAGCCCGAAGCCTGGAAGAGAAATACCGCACCTTTGGCTGGCAGCCGCCGACATATAAAGAGCTCCTCGAGGCTTATAACCTTCCTCCAGCGGAACTGGAAGAACTCCTCCATTACCTGGTACGGAAAGGGGTCCTGGTAAAAATTAGCGAGGAGTTTTACTGGCACCGGGAGGCCCTGGATACAGCCCGGGAGGCCATTAAAAAGCTGGGGGCCAATGGCCCCTTTGGCCTGGCCGAGGCCAGGGACGCCCTGGGTAGTTCCCGTAAATACGTCCTGCCCCTGCTGGAGTATCTGGATCAGGTAAGGTTCACCCGGCGTATAGGCGATAAGCGGGTGGTTATCGGTTGA